The following proteins are encoded in a genomic region of Pyxicephalus adspersus chromosome 9, UCB_Pads_2.0, whole genome shotgun sequence:
- the LOC140338331 gene encoding arylamine N-acetyltransferase, pineal gland isozyme NAT-10-like, whose product MDINKYFARVGYKGSYPPADIDTLSAIMHHHIRAIPFENLSVHCGEPISLNIESIFQKLVMKQRGGWCSEQNHLLYWVLNTIGYRVVMLAAHVYQPHLDEYNPFATHLVLKVTLDSKVYIVDVGYGSSSQIWQPLELTSGMDQLQIPGIFRLSECNGIWFLDKIRRKQMVSDGLFSESELLDKSSYRKIHCFSLQEKTIDYFLESCRFHQTSPKSAFANKSVCSLQVPDGVRTLVGWTYTETKYNYRMGVDLVELKTLQNNEVEEVLKEKFGIILESPLVVANKPGTYTI is encoded by the coding sequence ATGGACATCAACAAATATTTTGCCAGAGTGGGCTATAAGGGGTCCTACCCACCTGCAGACATAGAtactctttctgcaataatgcatcaCCACATTAGGGCAATCCCATTTGAAAACCTTAGTGTGCATTGTGGAGAACCCATCTCCCTCAACATTGAAAGCATTTTTCAGAAACTTGTAATGAAGCAAAGAGGTGGTTGGTGTTCTGAACAAAACCATCTTCTCTACTGGGTTCTGAATACTATTGGCTACAGGGTGGTCATGCTTGCAGCTCATGTCTACCAGCCCCACTTGGATGAATACAATCCATTTGCTACTCATCTTGTACTCAAGGTGACTCTAGATAGCAAAGTGTACATCGTTGATGTTGGCTATGGATCTTCCTCTCAGATTTGGCAGCCTCTAGAATTAACGAGTGGAATGGACCAGCTCCAAATTCCTGGCATATTTCGCCTTTCAGAATGTAACGGAATCTGGTTCTTGGACAAGATAAGAAGAAAGCAAATGGTTTCCGATGGGTTATTTTCAGAATCTGAGCTGCTTGATAAGTCAAGTTATAGGAAGATCCACTGTTTTAGTCTACAGGAGAAGACTATAGACTACTTTCTGGAGTCCTGCAGGTTTCAccaaacatctccaaaatcagccTTTGCCAACAAGTCTGTGTGTTCTCTCCAAGTTCCAGATGGTGTTCGAACACTAGTTGGCTGGACCTACACGGAAACCAAATACAATTATCGGATGGGTGTTGATCTGGTGGAACTTAAAACTCTACAAAATAATGAAGTAGAagaagttttaaaagaaaaatttggtaTTATTTTGGAGTCTCCACTTGTTGTAGCTAACAAACCTGGCACTTACACAATTTAA